Proteins encoded in a region of the Drosophila sechellia strain sech25 chromosome 2L, ASM438219v1, whole genome shotgun sequence genome:
- the LOC6613629 gene encoding MTRF1L release factor glutamine methyltransferase: MLRQLTRSMGLTSKLLRQVNYGTSAPAGTHIPVTKALEIGQWEEKLKAAGVEDTKFNVKCIVSHVLKQKFSAVPDSYDQLQLNPGQLADLERFLEARCARMPLQHIIGEWDFMDITLKTSPSVFIPRPETEEFMRLVIDDHKNAKHVDLLEVGCGSGAMSLSMLHSLPQVVATAIERSKAATVLAAENAKMLGLLNRFEVHNHTMEEDKYLPEVLKDKKYDLIISNPPYVKTEEFQFLHPEVVVYENLNALDGGSDGLRVARLVFDLACRHLRPGGKLWLELGNDHPPMVKTIMNLKYEGRLKFIAGYSDQYKRERFVQIEKV, from the exons ATGCTCAGACAACTGACACGGTCAATGGGCCTGACCTCGAAACTGCTCAGGCAGGTCAACTATGGCACAAGTGCCCCAGCTGGCACCCACATTCCCGTGACCAAGGCCCTGGAAATTGGCCAGTGGGAGGAAAAGCTCAAGGCCGCCGGTGTCGAGGACACGAAGTTCAACGTGAAATGCATCGTGTCGCATGTCCTGAAGCAGAAGTTT AGTGCGGTTCCTGACTCATATGACCAGCTGCAGCTAAATCCCGGCCAACTGGCGGACCTCGAGCGCTTTCTGGAAGCCCGTTGTGCCCGCATGCCGCTGCAGCACATCATTGGCGAGTGGGACTTCATGGACATTACGCTAAAGACATCGCCGTCGGTCTTCATTCCACGCCCCGAAACGGAGGAGTTTATGCGCCTGGTGATCGATGATCACAAGAATGCAAAGCACGTCGATCTTCTGGAAGTGGGCTGCGGATCGGGCGCCATGTCCTTGTCCATGCTGCACAGTCTGCCGCAGGTGGTGGCCACTGCCATTGAGCGTAGCAAGGCGGCAACCGTACTGGCTGCGGAGAATGCCAAAATGCTGGGACTGCTGAATCGATTTGAGGTACACAACCACACCATGGAGGAGGACAAGTACCTGCCGGAGGTGCTGAAGGACAAGAAGTACGATTTGATCATTTCCAATCCTCCGTATGTGAAAACTGAGGAGTTTCAGTTCCTGCATCCTGAAGTCGTGGT CTATGAGAACCTTAATGCCCTGGACGGTGGCTCCGATGGATTGAGGGTGGCTCGATTGGTCTTCGACTTGGCTTGCCGGCACCTGCGTCCCGGTGGCAAGCTCTGGCTGGAACTGGGCAACGACCACCCGCCGATGGTCAAGACCATTATGAATCTGAAGTACGAGGGCCGGCTCAAGTTCATCGCCGGCTACAGTGACCAGTATAAGCGCGAGAGATTCGTTCAGATCGAGAAGGTCTAG
- the LOC6613628 gene encoding RING finger and CHY zinc finger domain-containing protein 1 has protein sequence MKNRQRTRRISLNENHNRYMDGGGIDVQIVTNTKEPNQVNLNSSPATTTSAEAALLASLPLAQIAQQPHTHLHTHPHLHQQHQLIVPPTTMTGKYHPAHAKLRRCKSTPSLNCDGMAEPMEEDQLHHIAPCSRNTAAEAQQHAQPSCISSSSSSDGSCNSNNCSSNKCSSNISGAQPTTPESLRFGCAHYKRRAMFVTPCCNKFYKCRFCHDENETHHFDRKTLTELICSECNTRQTVREQCLNCGVRFGKYTCLICNLFDDADKQQYHCHGCGICRIGGAENFFHCEVCNMCLPIQLKIDGHRCVENISRSHCPVCLGDIHTSRIPCHIPDCGHLLHRMCFDQLLASGHYTCPTCQTSLIDMTALWVYLDDQAERMPLPLKYQNQLVHIFCNDCHKTSKTKFHFIGLKCVHCGAYNTTQDVKRRLSLVTDEPSSA, from the exons ATGAAGAACCGCCAGCGAACGCGCCGAATATCGCTAAATGAAAACCACAACAGATACATGGACGGCGGCGGCATCGATGTACAAATAGTTACCAATACAAAGGAGCCCAATCAAGTCAATTTAAATTCATCGCCAGCAACGACGACCTCAGCGGAGGCTGCTCTGCTCGCTTCGCTTCCACTTGCTCAGATAGCGCAGCAGCCACATACCCATCTCCACACCCATCCCCATCTccaccagcaacaccagcTGATTGTGCCGCCCACAACGATGACGGGCAAGTATCATCCAGCGCACGCCAAGCTGCGAAGATGCAAATCGACGCCGAGTCTCAATTGCGATGGCATGGCGGAGCCCATGGAGGAGGACCAGCTCCATCACATTGCACCATGCTCACGTAACACCGCCGCGGAGGCTCAGCAACATGCACAGCCATCGTGCattagcagcagcagcagcagcgacggcagctgcaacagcaacaactgcagcagcaacaagtgcagcagcaacatcagcggTGCGCAGCCAACAACTCCGGAGTCATTGCGCTTCGGATGTGCTCACTACAAGCGGCGGGCCATGTTCGTG ACGCCCTGTTGCAACAAGTTCTACAAGTGCCGATTTTGCCACGACGAGAACGAGACGCATCACTTCGATCGCAAAACGCTCACCGAACTAATATGCTCCGAGTGCAATACGCGGCAGACGGTGCGGGAGCAGTGCCTCAATTGCGGCGTGCGTTTTGGCAAG TACACCTGTCTGATCTGCAACCTCTTCGATGATGCGGACAAGCAGCAGTACCACTGTCACGGATGTGGGATCTGTCGCATTGGCGGTGCGGAGAACTTCTTCCACTGCGAGGTGTGCAACATGTGCCTACCTATTCAGCTGAAGATCGATGGCCACCGG TGCGTGGAGAACATCTCGCGATCGCACTGCCCCGTGTGCCTGGGCGACATCCACACCTCGCGCATACCCTGCCACATTCCCGACTGCGGACACCTGCTGCACAGGATGTGCTTCGACCAGCTGCTGGCCTCCGGCCACTACACCTGTCCCACCTGCCAGACCTCGCTGATTGACATGACGGCGCTGTGGGTGTACTTGGACGACCAGGCGGAGCGGATGCCATTGCCACTGAAGTACCAGAATCAGCTAGTACACATATTCTGCAACGATTGTCACAAG ACTTCAAAAACCAAATTCCACTTCATCGGACTCAAGTGCGTCCATTGCGGCGCCTACAACACAACGCAGGATGTTAAGCGCCGCCTGTCCCTGGTCACCGATGAGCCATCTTCGGCGTGA